One Longimicrobium sp. genomic window, CGGTGAAGCCGGTGCTGCACGGGCGGCACTGGGTGGCCGTGACGGGCAAGCCGATCGCCGCGACCGCCGGCGCCATGATCTTCCAGAAGGGCGGCAACGCGGTGGACGCGGCGTGCGCCATGATCGCCGCCACCAGCACCATGTGGGACGTGCTGAGCTGGGGCGGCGAGACGCAGGCGCTGATCTACAATCCCCACACGGGGCGGGTGATCGGCATCAACGCGCTCGGAGTCGCCCCGAGCGGCGCCACGCCCGAATTCTACCACTCGAAGGGGATGCGGTATCCCCCCGAGTACGGGCCGCTGGCGGCGGTCACGCCGGGAACCCCGGGCGGCATCCTGACCATGCTGGCCGAGTACGGCACGATGTCGCTGAAGGACGTCCTCGCGCCCGCCATCGAGATGGCCGACGGCTACCCGATGGAGGACGAGGCGTCGAACTCCATCGAGCGCAACAAGGAGCAGATCCGGCAGTGGCCGTACTCGCGCGCGCTCTTCCTCGTCCACCCCGGCCAGCCGCGCGAGGGCCCCGCCATCGGCGAGATCTTCCGCCAGCCGGACCTTGCCGCCACGCTGCGCAAGCTGGTCGACGCCGAGCAGCAGGCGCTGGCCGCGGGAAAGAACCGGCACGACGCGATCATGGCCGCGTACGACCGCTTCTACCGCGGCGACATCGCGCGCGAGCTGGTGCGGGGGACGCGCGAGCAGGGCGGGCTGATCACCATGGAGGACCTGGCCGGCTGGCGGGTGCGCATCGAGGAGCCGGCGCACGCCACCTACCGCGGCTACGACGTCTACAAGCTCACCGCCTGGACGCAGGGGCCGGCCATGCTCCAGGCGCTCAACCTGCTCGAGCCGATGGACCTGCGCGGCATGGGGCTCAACAGCACCCGCTACATCCATACCCTCTACCAGGTGATGAGCCTCGCCTTCGCCGACCGCGACTTCTACTACGGCGATCCCTACTTCCCGCCCGCGGAGCCGCTCCAGCCGCTGCTCTCCAAGGGGTACGCCGACGTCCGGCGGAAGGAGATCGACTGGAAGCGGAACAATCCGGCGGTGAAGCCCGGCGATCCCT contains:
- a CDS encoding gamma-glutamyltransferase family protein produces the protein MRLSAAARLLAALLLLAAASPGAAQRTVKPVLHGRHWVAVTGKPIAATAGAMIFQKGGNAVDAACAMIAATSTMWDVLSWGGETQALIYNPHTGRVIGINALGVAPSGATPEFYHSKGMRYPPEYGPLAAVTPGTPGGILTMLAEYGTMSLKDVLAPAIEMADGYPMEDEASNSIERNKEQIRQWPYSRALFLVHPGQPREGPAIGEIFRQPDLAATLRKLVDAEQQALAAGKNRHDAIMAAYDRFYRGDIARELVRGTREQGGLITMEDLAGWRVRIEEPAHATYRGYDVYKLTAWTQGPAMLQALNLLEPMDLRGMGLNSTRYIHTLYQVMSLAFADRDFYYGDPYFPPAEPLQPLLSKGYADVRRKEIDWKRNNPAVKPGDP